From a region of the Neobacillus niacini genome:
- a CDS encoding NUDIX hydrolase: protein MAATPKPASTVVLMDELSRVYLTKRPSTMKFLGGFHVFPGGTVESHDTLVQDEYVNCDEALISINLSYYIAAARELFEEVGILLCNSLDGLPVLLSKEKAVKYRNDLVKNEIHFIQVLEQEKVYFDPQCLTYFGQIITPEESPIRFDTRFFLAKLPQGQTPEPDQNEIDGAMWIKPEDAITALENEQIKLAPPTILTLRAIIDFKKSGVLKMAVTKEDLMKLFKYL from the coding sequence TTGGCTGCAACTCCAAAACCGGCCTCAACTGTAGTGTTGATGGACGAATTATCTAGGGTGTATCTAACAAAGCGACCAAGCACTATGAAGTTTTTGGGCGGATTTCATGTGTTCCCTGGAGGAACGGTAGAAAGTCATGATACATTAGTGCAAGATGAATATGTAAATTGTGATGAAGCACTAATTTCTATTAATCTTTCATATTATATTGCGGCAGCTAGAGAATTGTTTGAAGAAGTGGGGATATTGCTGTGTAATTCGTTAGATGGTCTCCCGGTTTTATTGTCTAAGGAGAAGGCTGTGAAATATCGAAATGATCTTGTGAAGAACGAAATCCATTTTATTCAGGTATTAGAGCAAGAAAAGGTTTATTTTGATCCTCAATGTTTAACTTATTTCGGGCAAATTATTACACCGGAGGAAAGTCCGATTCGTTTCGATACCCGTTTTTTTCTAGCAAAACTTCCACAAGGACAAACTCCAGAACCAGACCAAAACGAAATTGATGGAGCGATGTGGATTAAGCCGGAAGACGCAATAACTGCACTTGAAAATGAACAAATTAAACTCGCACCACCAACGATTCTTACCCTTCGAGCGATCATTGATTTTAAAAAAAGTGGCGTCTTAAAGATGGCTGTAACAAAAGAGGATTTAATGAAATTGTTTAAGTATTTATAA
- a CDS encoding thiolase family protein has translation MQDVFIIGIGMNKFGKYPGETVRTMAEQVIQQSLEDAGISAKDLQAGFFSNTFWGMFDKQHSIRGQVVFRGMGIDKIPVTNVENACAGASTALHLAYTGIRAGMYDVAIAVGSEKLTNPDKAKSLSAYSSCMDVENFDRQINLLLDYGKNLEVALPQEESPPGAGRSVFMDVYAMMTRWHMSKYGTTQRQLAAIASKNHFHSSLNPKAQYQNRMSIEDVLYDSPVTYPLTRSMCAPVGDGAAAVIVCSERFLKKLEKSRPVKILASVHGQGSDRDLDGEDIGERLAREAYEKAGLGPQDIDLAELHDATAYGELHQSEAMGFCPPGEGGALAESGATTLGGSIPINTSGGLESRGHPIGASGLAQIYEVVTQLRGEAGNRQVIGARIGLAENGGGSIGVEEAAMCIHVLEKV, from the coding sequence ATGCAGGATGTTTTTATTATCGGGATTGGGATGAACAAATTTGGTAAGTACCCCGGAGAGACAGTTAGGACCATGGCAGAGCAGGTAATACAGCAATCTTTGGAGGACGCTGGAATTAGCGCAAAAGATTTACAGGCTGGCTTTTTCTCAAATACCTTTTGGGGAATGTTTGATAAGCAGCACTCGATTCGCGGTCAGGTGGTTTTCAGAGGGATGGGGATTGATAAGATTCCCGTTACAAATGTGGAAAATGCTTGTGCAGGAGCCTCAACTGCTCTGCACCTAGCATATACAGGAATTCGAGCTGGCATGTATGATGTCGCCATTGCCGTAGGTTCTGAAAAGTTAACGAACCCAGATAAAGCAAAATCATTATCCGCATACTCAAGCTGTATGGACGTAGAGAACTTTGATAGACAGATCAATTTGTTATTGGATTATGGAAAGAACCTAGAGGTTGCACTCCCTCAGGAAGAATCACCACCTGGGGCTGGAAGAAGCGTTTTTATGGATGTTTACGCGATGATGACTCGTTGGCATATGAGCAAGTATGGTACAACCCAAAGACAACTAGCAGCAATTGCATCGAAAAACCATTTTCACTCTTCTCTTAATCCAAAAGCACAGTATCAGAATCGGATGAGCATTGAAGATGTTCTGTACGATAGTCCTGTTACCTACCCTTTAACTCGCAGTATGTGTGCTCCAGTTGGGGACGGGGCAGCAGCAGTTATCGTTTGCTCTGAAAGATTTTTGAAAAAGCTTGAAAAATCTCGTCCAGTTAAAATTCTTGCTTCCGTCCATGGTCAAGGTTCAGACAGAGACCTTGATGGGGAGGATATCGGTGAAAGGCTTGCAAGAGAGGCGTATGAAAAAGCAGGGCTTGGTCCACAGGATATTGATTTAGCTGAATTACATGACGCTACTGCTTATGGTGAGCTGCACCAAAGTGAAGCAATGGGATTTTGCCCTCCTGGTGAAGGGGGAGCACTAGCAGAATCAGGCGCCACAACGCTGGGAGGATCGATTCCCATTAATACGAGTGGTGGACTTGAAAGCAGGGGCCATCCAATTGGGGCTTCCGGTCTTGCACAAATATACGAAGTTGTTACCCAGCTTAGAGGGGAAGCTGGAAACAGACAGGTTATTGGGGCAAGAATCGGTCTAGCTGAAAATGGCGGCGGCAGTATTGGTGTCGAAGAAGCTGCCATGTGTATTCATGTCTTAGAAAAAGTATAA
- a CDS encoding GNAT family N-acetyltransferase: MQITFENIHKHTHLMTENDLYQHYHFPEMLSRYDSNYIEFKTFPTLDKLKEAERYLRDFHRKNGQKHVKFKFPVNERVPADLVNYLNKEHYDIGFLELYAIEPNQFPKVKDHPDIEVQIVTNQNLKAFLALQYQQDIVFGSNFANQKVELNKWIFENPNFMQLLALYKGTPAGTVDVIISEDTAEIDNLGVDEAFQKKGIGTRIQKFVMDNFHDKTVILVADGQDTPKEMYKRQNYQYLGYQYYTQKVED; the protein is encoded by the coding sequence ATGCAAATTACATTTGAGAATATACATAAACATACTCATTTAATGACGGAAAATGATTTATACCAACACTATCACTTTCCGGAAATGTTATCGCGTTACGATAGCAATTATATCGAATTTAAAACCTTTCCTACACTAGATAAATTAAAAGAGGCAGAACGTTATTTACGTGATTTCCATCGAAAAAATGGTCAGAAGCATGTTAAATTTAAGTTTCCTGTCAATGAAAGAGTCCCAGCTGATTTAGTGAATTACTTAAATAAGGAACATTATGATATTGGTTTTCTAGAATTATATGCAATTGAACCGAACCAATTTCCAAAGGTAAAGGATCACCCTGACATTGAGGTTCAAATTGTAACAAATCAAAATTTGAAAGCATTTCTTGCTTTACAATATCAGCAAGATATCGTGTTTGGGAGCAATTTCGCCAATCAAAAGGTTGAGTTAAATAAGTGGATTTTTGAGAACCCGAATTTTATGCAGCTGCTTGCATTATATAAAGGAACGCCAGCAGGTACAGTGGATGTCATTATTTCGGAGGATACAGCTGAAATTGATAATTTAGGTGTGGATGAAGCTTTCCAAAAGAAAGGAATCGGCACCAGGATTCAAAAATTTGTGATGGATAACTTCCACGATAAGACAGTTATTTTAGTCGCAGATGGCCAAGACACCCCAAAAGAAATGTATAAGAGACAAAACTACCAATACCTTGGTTATCAATATTACACACAAAAAGTTGAAGATTAA
- a CDS encoding class I adenylate-forming enzyme family protein: MAKHEIYHSTVLKESYWPADTSLPLNDWTVAQVLREVTAEVPNRIALVEGGADSAKRRRWTYSQLLADSERVASALLTKFRPGERVAVWAPNEVEWVLIEFGCAIAGVTLVTVNPALREKELDYLLRQSEAAGIFLVDEYRGYNMLEAVTNVRENLPLLREVIRFTNFEEFINCGSQSTIFPVVKPEDPFVIMYTSGTTGKSKGAILHNKGITNSTKFMAERAGMEVGGVWVNVMPLVHMGGCGFAVLGTLQQRGTHVLVNAFDPGLFLELIEKERGSFALLVPTMVEAILNHPDRKKYNLSTFKSLLSGASKVEPYLVRRVKEELGCGMSIVCGQTEMHGGTTQTHLDDSPEDQAETIGQPYPHIEVKIADPATGEVLPLGMDGEICCRGYQTMVGYYNMPEQTAATLKDDGWLHSGDIGSMDERGFIKIKGRLKDMIIRGGVNIYPSEVESLLRDHPKVADIAVVGMPDEYWGEQVTALIIPTSFANLPTESDLTEYCKANMAGFKRPRNWYFVKEFPKTAAGKIQKFKLQEMVKNGEVEQGTNLTI, from the coding sequence TTGGCGAAACACGAGATTTACCATTCTACCGTATTAAAGGAGTCTTACTGGCCGGCTGATACTTCACTTCCATTAAACGATTGGACTGTTGCTCAAGTATTAAGGGAAGTTACAGCGGAAGTTCCTAATCGGATTGCATTAGTCGAAGGGGGTGCGGATTCGGCAAAACGCAGAAGATGGACATACAGTCAGTTGCTAGCTGATTCTGAGCGAGTTGCTTCTGCATTGCTTACAAAATTTAGGCCTGGGGAACGGGTAGCGGTTTGGGCTCCAAATGAAGTGGAATGGGTACTGATTGAATTTGGCTGTGCCATTGCAGGAGTCACCTTAGTGACTGTTAATCCTGCGTTAAGGGAGAAAGAACTAGATTATTTGTTACGTCAATCAGAAGCAGCAGGAATCTTCCTTGTTGATGAATACCGTGGCTATAACATGCTCGAGGCGGTTACCAATGTTCGCGAAAATTTACCATTACTGCGGGAAGTGATTCGTTTTACGAATTTTGAGGAATTCATAAATTGCGGCAGTCAATCAACTATTTTTCCAGTAGTAAAGCCTGAAGATCCTTTTGTCATCATGTATACCTCAGGTACAACTGGTAAATCCAAGGGTGCCATCCTTCACAATAAAGGCATAACCAACTCAACTAAATTTATGGCTGAACGTGCAGGAATGGAAGTCGGCGGTGTATGGGTGAATGTTATGCCGCTTGTTCATATGGGCGGCTGTGGGTTTGCCGTACTCGGAACCCTTCAACAACGAGGCACTCATGTACTCGTAAATGCGTTCGACCCAGGATTATTCCTTGAATTGATCGAGAAAGAGAGAGGGTCCTTCGCACTGCTTGTACCAACAATGGTTGAAGCAATCCTAAACCATCCTGATCGGAAAAAATACAATCTCTCAACCTTTAAATCTCTACTATCTGGTGCCTCTAAGGTTGAACCTTATTTAGTTCGCCGGGTGAAAGAAGAACTTGGCTGTGGGATGTCGATTGTTTGCGGTCAAACCGAGATGCATGGCGGAACAACTCAAACGCACCTTGATGATTCCCCTGAGGACCAGGCAGAAACTATTGGGCAGCCTTATCCGCATATTGAAGTGAAGATTGCTGATCCTGCAACCGGCGAAGTGCTTCCGCTTGGTATGGATGGGGAGATTTGCTGTCGCGGGTATCAAACAATGGTTGGCTATTATAATATGCCTGAACAGACAGCCGCTACCCTTAAGGACGATGGCTGGCTGCATTCAGGCGATATTGGCTCAATGGATGAAAGAGGTTTTATTAAAATTAAGGGTAGATTGAAGGATATGATTATCCGCGGAGGCGTCAATATTTATCCAAGTGAAGTGGAATCACTGTTGCGAGACCACCCTAAGGTAGCCGATATAGCTGTAGTAGGCATGCCGGATGAGTATTGGGGAGAACAAGTCACGGCGCTTATCATCCCAACTTCCTTTGCTAATCTGCCAACAGAATCCGATCTTACAGAATACTGTAAAGCCAATATGGCAGGTTTTAAGAGACCAAGGAATTGGTATTTCGTTAAAGAATTTCCAAAGACAGCAGCAGGGAAGATCCAGAAATTTAAGCTGCAGGAAATGGTCAAAAATGGTGAAGTAGAGCAAGGTACTAATTTAACGATATAA
- a CDS encoding TetR/AcrR family transcriptional regulator — MKAENYSRTDRRKALIREQIVSGALESFSEMGYMKTTVNDITSRADVGHGTFYHYFKNKQDLLTKLVDELAEKVDEYVQPKNMQLTVYERMKYEAQRILEYYVNNSSILLALKEALMVDRQFEEQWLKISESLFKRIERDIKGSIQKGYCHDVNEEVTIRALTCMFEGYGHHLMVQPVTPAEIQEVAQSLTDLCYKAVFKE; from the coding sequence ATGAAAGCTGAAAATTATTCAAGAACTGACCGTCGAAAGGCATTAATACGCGAGCAGATTGTGAGTGGTGCTTTGGAGTCTTTTTCCGAAATGGGCTACATGAAAACAACTGTGAATGATATTACTTCACGTGCTGATGTGGGGCATGGAACCTTTTATCATTATTTCAAAAATAAGCAGGACCTATTAACTAAACTGGTAGACGAACTGGCGGAGAAAGTGGATGAATATGTCCAGCCAAAGAATATGCAACTAACCGTTTACGAGAGAATGAAATATGAAGCTCAAAGAATTCTTGAGTACTACGTAAATAACAGTAGCATTTTGCTGGCGTTAAAAGAAGCGCTGATGGTGGACAGACAATTTGAGGAACAATGGCTGAAAATTAGTGAAAGCTTATTTAAGCGAATTGAGCGCGATATCAAAGGTTCGATCCAAAAGGGATACTGCCACGATGTGAATGAAGAGGTCACGATTCGAGCTTTAACATGTATGTTTGAGGGTTATGGGCATCATCTAATGGTACAGCCAGTGACACCAGCAGAAATACAAGAGGTTGCTCAATCATTGACAGATTTGTGTTATAAAGCTGTATTTAAGGAATAA
- a CDS encoding TetR/AcrR family transcriptional regulator encodes MKMAKSQKATKVHRPKTLNQNQIMLSAIEVFSEIGYMKATVKDITTRANVGHGTFYHYFINKNNLLDQLVDELFEKVKHDVQPKTLSKSLYETMKDESRIILDFYNQNRGVLLALKEAMMVDQHYKEKWLEISERLFIRIERDIKGSMKKGYCHNMNVQVTIRALACMFEGYGNHIMRQPTSSREIEMTAESLTDFCYKAVFKLEA; translated from the coding sequence ATGAAAATGGCAAAATCTCAGAAGGCAACGAAAGTACACCGGCCGAAGACGTTGAATCAGAATCAAATCATGTTAAGTGCTATTGAAGTGTTTTCTGAAATCGGTTACATGAAGGCGACTGTCAAAGACATCACGACAAGAGCTAATGTAGGACATGGAACCTTTTACCATTACTTTATAAATAAAAATAACCTCCTAGATCAATTAGTAGACGAACTTTTCGAAAAGGTTAAACATGATGTACAGCCCAAAACCTTGTCGAAAAGCCTTTATGAAACGATGAAAGATGAATCCCGAATAATATTAGACTTTTACAATCAAAACAGAGGAGTACTCCTAGCATTAAAAGAAGCGATGATGGTCGACCAGCATTATAAAGAAAAATGGTTGGAAATAAGTGAGAGATTATTTATAAGGATTGAGCGCGATATTAAAGGCTCTATGAAAAAAGGATACTGCCACAATATGAATGTCCAAGTTACGATTCGTGCACTTGCTTGTATGTTTGAAGGTTATGGAAATCACATTATGCGGCAGCCAACTAGCTCAAGAGAAATAGAGATGACTGCTGAGTCTTTAACGGACTTTTGCTATAAAGCGGTTTTTAAGCTCGAAGCCTAA